The DNA region TTCCTTTTCCACCAAACTTTGGTAAAAGTGCTGGGTGAGTATTTATGATTTTTTTATCAAACTCTTTTAAAATCTCTTTTCCAATTTTTTTCATATAACCTGATAAAAATATAATATCACAGTTATACTCTTTTAATAAATTTGTAATTATTAAATCTAGATTTTCATTTTCATAAGTTTTACTATTTACTATAAAATTTGGAATATCAAAAGATGCAGCTTTTTGTAAAACCTTAGCATTGCTATTATTTGATATTACAACTACAACATTTGCATCTAAAACTTTATCTTTACACACTTTTTGAATATACTCAAATCCACTTCCATTGTGTGATGATAATATTCCAATTCTTTTCATAAACATTTCCTAAAACTTTTTTGAAGGCGAATTATATTTAAATTTATAAAAAATATCAAAACCTTTAAAAGTTAATTTTTTATTTTAATCTTTGAGAATGAGTCAATGCAATTGCTATTGCATCAGTAATATCAAGAGGTTTAATCTCTTTTTTTATTCCTAACATTCTTTTTACCATAAAAGCTACCTGTTCTTTTTGTGCT from Malaciobacter molluscorum LMG 25693 includes:
- the purN gene encoding phosphoribosylglycinamide formyltransferase, whose amino-acid sequence is MKRIGILSSHNGSGFEYIQKVCKDKVLDANVVVVISNNSNAKVLQKAASFDIPNFIVNSKTYENENLDLIITNLLKEYNCDIIFLSGYMKKIGKEILKEFDKKIINTHPALLPKFGGKGMYGRNVHEAVINSNETTSGVTIHYVDENYDEGEYILQKSIDLSKDETVDSLEQKIKDLEQKAIVEALKTIV